In Exiguobacterium sibiricum 7-3, a genomic segment contains:
- a CDS encoding DUF817 domain-containing protein encodes MRKIRHLIRFTYLEAICCVFPVAIFLALAASRYLPAEPIARYDLLLIWCLLVQIVLLVTHYESKEEFKLILIFHAIGLGLELFKVQVGSWSYPEAAFSKVFGVPLYAGFMYASVASYICQAFRRFDLRITQFPRPLFALATGLLVYANFFTHHWLFDFRWILMGLVALVFYKSWVYFRLDETVYRMPLVLSFGLIAWFIWLAENIVTFFKGWVYPNQQDGWELVDFGKLSSWFLLVIITILIVSVEKYRLGDRSIEIKS; translated from the coding sequence ATGCGAAAAATCCGCCATTTGATCCGTTTTACATATCTTGAAGCCATCTGTTGCGTGTTCCCGGTCGCGATTTTCCTGGCACTTGCTGCATCCCGTTATTTACCGGCGGAACCGATTGCCCGCTATGATCTGCTTTTAATCTGGTGTCTCCTCGTGCAAATCGTCCTACTTGTCACGCATTATGAATCAAAGGAAGAGTTTAAATTGATTTTAATTTTTCATGCGATTGGACTCGGACTTGAGCTATTTAAAGTCCAGGTTGGGTCCTGGAGTTATCCGGAAGCTGCCTTCAGCAAAGTATTTGGTGTTCCGCTCTATGCCGGCTTCATGTATGCGAGTGTCGCTAGCTACATCTGTCAGGCATTCCGTCGGTTTGATCTCCGTATCACACAGTTTCCCCGGCCTCTGTTTGCTTTAGCGACCGGTCTGCTCGTGTACGCCAACTTCTTTACCCATCATTGGTTGTTTGATTTCCGTTGGATTTTGATGGGACTTGTCGCTCTCGTCTTTTATAAGTCCTGGGTCTATTTCCGTCTGGATGAGACTGTCTACCGAATGCCGCTCGTTCTTTCGTTTGGTTTAATTGCCTGGTTCATCTGGCTGGCGGAAAACATCGTGACCTTTTTTAAGGGATGGGTGTATCCGAATCAGCAGGATGGATGGGAGCTGGTCGACTTCGGGAAATTATCGTCCTGGTTTTTACTGGTCATCATCACGATTTTGATTGTCTCCGTCGAAAAGTACCGGTTGGGTGACCGGTCAATCGAAATAAAATCCTAA
- a CDS encoding PhoX family protein, whose amino-acid sequence MKRTLIVGLSAAVLSSSLIPTFADAHTSRAARDIKKVEFLSMDAPSTVNQMVKTYTEAKVKVTYQNGKTEIKPLDYNQLFLSQDKIVENKGAMIAAGTPIDVNGDPIIDRSVPDKPEAFVSDAPDSNSLLEVHGKKYMVSHFEYDSIDNAGNEVKGLPASMTLTEVVQDKKTGKLAVKKASKIDFKNVNGLWTPCNGSTTPWGTHLGSEEYEPDARAFESDPASSAYKEVNAFAERYFGTKEKANPYFYGFTPEISVDRKGKSSVVKHYSTGRFSHEMMQILPDQKTAIFGDDGNNTMMFMYVADKKKDFSQGTLYAAKFNQTKATEGGAGDLEWIKLGHASDKEVKRLIDKGTKFSDIFETADVPTPGFKAVKTAASKKVEYLKLKPGKEKEAAFLESRRYGALLGATSEFNKMEGITVNAEDKKAYIALSYVSGSTEKQDGAVQDDIQLEKRESGATFEIDLGRAKGIDSRYVPTNMQALVIGEDLAKPDAYGNTANPNLVSNPDNLAYSATSNTLFIGEDSSLHTNNFVWAYNLKTKKLSRILSVPVGAEATGLRSLDRVGGYSYLLSNYQHPGEGLNGKQITAVDPKKLEQAMQDGIGIQKTGGVGYLSGLPTGQKSYSHR is encoded by the coding sequence ATGAAACGAACACTTATCGTCGGTCTATCCGCAGCTGTCCTGTCATCGAGTCTGATTCCAACATTCGCTGATGCCCATACATCACGTGCAGCACGCGATATCAAGAAAGTCGAGTTTCTATCGATGGATGCACCAAGCACCGTCAATCAAATGGTCAAAACGTATACGGAAGCCAAGGTCAAAGTCACGTATCAAAACGGCAAAACCGAAATCAAACCGCTCGATTACAACCAATTGTTCTTATCACAAGATAAAATCGTCGAGAATAAAGGCGCGATGATTGCTGCCGGAACACCGATTGACGTCAATGGAGATCCGATCATCGACCGCAGCGTCCCGGACAAGCCGGAAGCCTTCGTCTCGGATGCACCGGACTCAAACAGTCTGCTTGAAGTCCACGGGAAAAAGTATATGGTCTCCCACTTCGAGTACGATTCAATCGATAATGCCGGGAATGAGGTCAAAGGACTGCCCGCTTCGATGACATTGACCGAAGTCGTGCAGGATAAAAAGACGGGGAAACTGGCGGTCAAGAAAGCAAGCAAAATCGACTTCAAGAACGTCAACGGTCTCTGGACACCATGTAACGGTTCGACGACACCATGGGGGACGCATCTCGGTTCGGAAGAATATGAGCCGGATGCACGGGCATTTGAATCAGATCCAGCCTCTTCCGCTTATAAAGAAGTCAACGCTTTCGCCGAACGATACTTTGGAACAAAAGAAAAAGCAAATCCTTATTTCTACGGTTTCACACCGGAAATCTCTGTCGACCGCAAAGGAAAATCATCGGTCGTCAAGCACTACAGCACCGGTCGTTTCTCACACGAGATGATGCAGATTCTTCCTGACCAAAAAACGGCCATCTTCGGAGATGACGGCAATAATACGATGATGTTCATGTACGTCGCCGATAAAAAGAAAGACTTCTCACAAGGAACGCTGTATGCTGCCAAGTTCAATCAAACGAAAGCAACAGAAGGCGGCGCCGGGGATCTCGAATGGATCAAACTCGGCCATGCATCCGATAAAGAAGTGAAGCGCTTAATCGACAAAGGAACCAAGTTTAGTGACATCTTTGAGACCGCTGACGTTCCAACGCCCGGCTTTAAAGCAGTCAAGACGGCCGCCAGCAAAAAGGTCGAATATCTGAAGTTAAAACCAGGCAAGGAAAAAGAAGCGGCCTTCCTCGAATCCCGTCGTTACGGCGCGTTACTCGGGGCAACGTCAGAGTTCAACAAGATGGAAGGGATTACCGTCAATGCGGAGGACAAAAAAGCTTATATCGCGCTTTCGTATGTTTCCGGTAGTACGGAAAAACAAGACGGTGCCGTTCAGGACGATATTCAGCTGGAAAAACGCGAATCCGGTGCGACGTTTGAAATCGACCTCGGTCGTGCAAAAGGTATCGACAGCCGTTATGTCCCGACGAATATGCAGGCCCTCGTCATCGGTGAGGATTTAGCGAAGCCGGATGCCTACGGCAACACAGCGAATCCGAATCTTGTTTCAAATCCGGATAACCTGGCCTATTCTGCAACATCAAACACACTCTTCATCGGTGAAGACAGCTCGTTGCATACAAACAACTTCGTCTGGGCATACAACTTAAAGACGAAAAAACTGTCACGAATTCTCTCTGTTCCGGTTGGTGCGGAAGCGACAGGACTCCGGTCACTCGATCGTGTCGGCGGATACAGCTATCTGCTCAGCAACTACCAGCATCCGGGTGAAGGACTCAACGGCAAGCAGATTACAGCCGTTGATCCGAAGAAACTGGAGCAAGCGATGCAAGACGGCATCGGCATTCAAAAAACAGGCGGTGTCGGTTACTTGTCCGGTCTCCCGACAGGTCAGAAATCGTATTCTCACCGTTAA
- a CDS encoding YczE/YyaS/YitT family protein encodes MVQLMNQFDFETRCLPFMKQTIHTSWLLRSVLKWALFLFGLFLLAVGSSMMITAQLGVSTWDVLHLGLQNKTPFSVGTIILLVGLLLVFVKYLIDRITPQVGTLVNAIFVGVFMNLVLGSGLLPSFSSLWQNTLWLIAGIFIIGMGAGLYVAVGYGAGPRDGLTLTLAERFGTSIRMMRTFMEITACGIGWLLGGPVFFGTILSIFLIGPFLQFWLGHFRRMIAAIDAGTIPRKQQKIS; translated from the coding sequence ATGGTACAGTTAATGAATCAATTTGATTTTGAAACGAGGTGTCTTCCATTCATGAAGCAGACCATTCACACATCTTGGCTGTTACGTTCTGTCCTGAAATGGGCATTATTTTTATTCGGTCTTTTTTTACTCGCTGTCGGTTCATCGATGATGATCACGGCACAACTCGGCGTTTCGACTTGGGACGTTCTTCACCTTGGTCTTCAAAATAAAACGCCGTTTTCCGTCGGGACGATTATCCTTCTCGTCGGTCTGTTGTTGGTGTTTGTCAAATATTTAATCGACCGGATTACACCGCAGGTCGGCACACTCGTCAACGCGATTTTTGTCGGGGTTTTCATGAACCTCGTTCTCGGTTCAGGCCTCCTGCCCTCATTTTCTTCCCTGTGGCAGAATACGCTTTGGCTGATTGCCGGCATCTTCATCATCGGGATGGGCGCAGGACTGTACGTCGCTGTCGGCTACGGAGCCGGACCAAGGGACGGACTGACCCTGACGCTCGCTGAACGGTTCGGTACGTCCATCCGGATGATGCGGACATTTATGGAGATCACCGCTTGCGGCATCGGTTGGCTGCTCGGAGGACCGGTATTCTTCGGAACGATTTTATCGATTTTCTTGATTGGTCCGTTCCTTCAGTTTTGGCTGGGTCATTTCCGTCGGATGATTGCTGCGATTGATGCCGGAACGATTCCCCGCAAACAACAAAAAATCAGTTAA
- a CDS encoding MarR family winged helix-turn-helix transcriptional regulator — MSISCTEKGRLIYALVSVNKTIAQKFDLCTDGFSQTRMDLLAQLEVDTTISQKELQQRVNVDNAAVTRHLKHLETNGMIERVRSATDNRVILVSLTPEGATRITRLREQKDEFLEQLLEGFTTDEQHQLAQMMQRIETNALTLPKTTVN; from the coding sequence TTGAGTATTTCCTGTACTGAAAAGGGACGACTGATTTATGCACTCGTCTCCGTCAATAAGACGATTGCTCAAAAATTTGATCTTTGTACGGACGGCTTCAGTCAAACCCGGATGGACTTATTAGCCCAACTCGAGGTCGATACGACAATCAGTCAAAAAGAGTTGCAACAACGGGTCAATGTTGATAATGCAGCTGTGACACGACATTTAAAACATCTTGAAACGAACGGTATGATTGAACGTGTCCGTTCCGCAACAGATAACCGCGTCATTCTCGTTTCACTGACGCCAGAAGGTGCAACCCGGATTACACGGTTACGCGAACAAAAAGACGAATTCCTCGAGCAGTTGCTTGAAGGATTCACGACAGACGAACAACACCAGTTGGCACAGATGATGCAACGAATTGAAACGAATGCCCTCACCTTACCTAAAACAACCGTTAACTAA
- a CDS encoding LLM class flavin-dependent oxidoreductase, with translation MEYGFWLPIFGGWLRNVEDEQMPATFDYAKQVAQTAERIGFSTTLIAELNLNDIKGLEAPSLEAWTTAAAIAATTERLEIMTAVRPGFHNPATTAKMAANIDQLSNGRFTLNVVSAWWEEEARQYNGIFTAHDERYARTEEFVTIMKGLWADASPYSFDGNYYTLEQTQLHPKPVQRPGIKLYAGGESEAGKQTIVNHCDAYVMHGGTVEEVSVKIEDMKARRQATGQPPLESFGLAAYIICRDTEEEAIQEWQRITDVKEDSAGYAGYDDFVSKSQLEQQVKRNDYSVSNRGLRPDLIGTPEQIAERILAFEQVGVSLLLLQFSPQLEEMERFARDVMPLVEEKRKVGQTK, from the coding sequence ATGGAGTATGGATTTTGGTTACCGATTTTTGGCGGGTGGTTACGAAATGTCGAGGACGAACAGATGCCGGCGACGTTCGACTATGCGAAACAGGTCGCGCAAACGGCAGAACGAATCGGTTTTTCGACGACACTGATTGCGGAGTTGAATTTAAATGACATCAAAGGACTCGAAGCACCAAGTCTTGAAGCCTGGACGACGGCAGCGGCGATTGCCGCGACGACGGAGCGTCTCGAAATCATGACAGCTGTCCGTCCGGGGTTCCATAATCCTGCGACGACCGCGAAGATGGCAGCAAACATTGATCAACTCAGCAACGGGCGCTTTACACTGAACGTCGTCTCTGCCTGGTGGGAAGAAGAAGCGCGGCAATACAATGGCATCTTCACGGCCCACGACGAACGCTACGCGCGGACGGAAGAGTTTGTCACGATCATGAAAGGATTATGGGCAGATGCTTCGCCGTACAGCTTCGACGGGAACTATTATACGCTCGAGCAGACACAACTGCATCCGAAACCGGTTCAACGACCGGGCATCAAGTTGTACGCAGGCGGGGAAAGTGAAGCCGGGAAACAGACCATCGTCAATCATTGTGACGCCTATGTCATGCACGGGGGAACGGTGGAAGAAGTGTCCGTCAAGATTGAGGATATGAAGGCACGTCGACAAGCAACTGGGCAACCGCCGCTTGAAAGCTTTGGACTGGCTGCCTATATCATCTGCCGCGATACGGAAGAAGAGGCCATTCAAGAATGGCAACGAATTACGGACGTCAAGGAAGACAGTGCCGGATACGCCGGGTACGACGACTTCGTCAGCAAATCACAACTCGAACAGCAGGTAAAACGGAACGATTATTCGGTCTCGAACCGCGGACTCCGTCCTGATTTGATTGGAACACCGGAACAGATTGCCGAACGGATTCTTGCGTTTGAGCAGGTGGGTGTCTCCTTATTATTACTTCAATTTTCACCACAACTGGAAGAGATGGAACGCTTCGCGCGCGACGTCATGCCGCTTGTCGAAGAAAAACGAAAGGTAGGTCAAACCAAATGA
- a CDS encoding NUDIX domain-containing protein, translated as MRHRACAALIENGRILMVRIITENQSFWTLPGGGLNTDETFEQAVVREVAEEVRLTVRVIRPLYTKTDSSGKEVCFLVKRVDATIPLLGHDPERPLDQQVLSGIDWHPLAEMKEDIQVSEVLTALNKTPSLLL; from the coding sequence TTGCGTCATCGTGCCTGTGCAGCTTTGATTGAGAACGGTCGGATTTTAATGGTCCGGATCATAACGGAAAACCAAAGTTTTTGGACCTTACCCGGCGGTGGTCTCAACACCGATGAAACGTTCGAACAGGCGGTCGTTCGGGAAGTCGCGGAAGAAGTTCGTCTGACAGTCCGTGTCATCCGACCGTTGTATACGAAAACCGATTCGTCCGGAAAAGAAGTCTGCTTCCTCGTCAAACGTGTCGATGCAACGATTCCTTTACTCGGCCACGATCCGGAACGACCACTTGATCAACAAGTCCTATCCGGGATTGACTGGCATCCTCTTGCTGAGATGAAAGAGGATATACAAGTTTCCGAAGTATTGACTGCTTTGAACAAGACACCGTCTCTCCTTTTGTAA
- a CDS encoding prohibitin family protein, with amino-acid sequence MREIKPKKRIRPSMIIAGVIVVALLAMTPFIVEQIEPGQVGVVYKPSSGVQDETLSQGWHIVSPITRVTEYPIRTQTKSLDNMTLATKDGKNIVVDFTYSFSVSPDQVTEVFNKFGPIEIDEIAAGYLKQRLYDASREQISKVTVLELFGEQSGNVSTSIQTQFAEDVKKIGFIIEDVALGAPKPDAKTQEAIDARVKASQELDKKKTDLAIAKAEAERLRVEAKGAADARLIEAQGLAKAQKELQKTLTEEMIQYEAVKKWDGKSPLVSGSGSMVQLPIPDQQTTTEEK; translated from the coding sequence ATGAGAGAAATCAAACCGAAAAAACGTATCAGGCCGTCGATGATCATCGCCGGTGTGATTGTCGTAGCACTTCTTGCGATGACGCCATTCATCGTCGAACAAATCGAACCCGGACAGGTCGGGGTCGTCTATAAACCGTCAAGCGGTGTCCAGGACGAGACCCTGTCGCAAGGCTGGCATATCGTTTCGCCGATCACACGCGTCACCGAATATCCGATCCGGACACAGACGAAATCGCTCGACAATATGACACTGGCAACAAAAGACGGGAAAAACATCGTCGTCGACTTTACGTACAGTTTTTCGGTATCACCCGATCAGGTGACGGAAGTCTTTAATAAGTTTGGTCCGATTGAAATTGATGAGATTGCAGCGGGTTACTTAAAACAACGTCTCTATGACGCATCACGCGAACAGATTTCAAAAGTCACCGTCCTTGAGTTATTCGGGGAGCAGTCCGGAAACGTCTCAACGAGCATTCAGACGCAGTTTGCTGAAGATGTCAAAAAGATTGGATTTATCATCGAGGACGTCGCACTCGGTGCACCGAAACCGGATGCTAAAACACAGGAAGCGATTGATGCGCGGGTGAAAGCTTCACAAGAACTCGATAAAAAGAAGACGGATCTTGCGATTGCGAAAGCGGAAGCAGAACGGCTACGGGTAGAAGCGAAAGGTGCAGCAGATGCCCGATTGATTGAAGCACAAGGACTTGCGAAGGCCCAAAAAGAACTACAAAAAACATTGACGGAAGAGATGATTCAGTACGAAGCCGTTAAGAAGTGGGACGGGAAATCACCACTCGTCAGCGGATCTGGTAGCATGGTCCAATTGCCGATTCCAGATCAACAAACCACAACAGAAGAAAAGTAA
- a CDS encoding DUF975 family protein, with product MIKELKLSAREALSGRWVFMALMFLLFLIIQSIPTMFSSDANEDIQAIDFIGFLLNILLLPLAIGWTWLAMSVARKEQAKIVDLFEPYKIFLKAVGLSIVQSIFLGLWFLLFIIPGIIKSFSYLMTFYILRDEPSIGILDAITRSRQMMDGHKMEAFMLVLSFIGWFLLGLITIGIAFLWVGPYFSVTLAKFYDRIRGEEAPVEESTFVAPY from the coding sequence ATGATTAAAGAATTAAAATTATCCGCCCGTGAAGCGCTCAGTGGTCGCTGGGTCTTCATGGCACTTATGTTTTTACTGTTTCTCATCATTCAAAGTATTCCAACGATGTTTTCTTCTGATGCGAATGAAGATATTCAAGCGATTGATTTCATCGGTTTCTTACTGAACATTCTCTTGCTTCCACTTGCGATTGGTTGGACATGGCTTGCGATGTCTGTCGCTCGGAAAGAACAGGCAAAAATCGTTGATTTATTTGAGCCATACAAAATTTTCTTAAAGGCAGTCGGTCTTTCGATTGTCCAAAGTATTTTCCTTGGTTTATGGTTCTTACTATTTATCATCCCGGGTATCATCAAGTCATTTTCGTATCTAATGACGTTTTATATTTTACGAGATGAACCTTCAATCGGCATTTTGGATGCGATTACACGTTCGCGCCAAATGATGGACGGACATAAGATGGAAGCGTTCATGCTCGTCCTCTCATTCATTGGTTGGTTCCTGCTCGGTTTGATTACCATCGGAATCGCCTTCTTGTGGGTTGGCCCATATTTCAGCGTCACGCTTGCAAAATTCTATGACCGCATCCGCGGTGAAGAAGCACCTGTCGAAGAGTCGACGTTTGTTGCCCCATATTAA
- a CDS encoding ATP-grasp domain-containing protein, which translates to MTKIHILHENQEWTDHLIKRLEELELPYEQWHLDEGQVPLDELPPEGVFYSRMSASSHTRGHRYAPELTEGVLAWLEEHDRTVFNGTRALRLEVSKINQYTALRKAGIRVPKTTAAVGRDQIVEAAKNIGVSSFITKHNRAGKGLGVQLFHSIEALETYLDGPTFDEPVDGITLIQEYIQAPEPYITRCEFVGGKFVYAVQVDTSEGFELCPADACVIDDLFCPVGEEAPQTPMKFKIVDGFDDPIIQKYEAFLQANQIAVAGIEFIKDANGTIYTYDVNTNTNYNSDAEAAAGKFGMLELAKFLGAALELQTVK; encoded by the coding sequence ATGACAAAAATTCATATCTTACACGAAAACCAAGAATGGACGGACCATTTAATTAAACGACTCGAAGAACTGGAGTTGCCATATGAACAGTGGCATCTCGACGAAGGGCAAGTTCCGCTTGATGAACTTCCACCGGAAGGCGTCTTTTACAGCCGGATGAGTGCATCTTCGCATACGCGCGGTCACCGTTACGCACCGGAACTGACAGAAGGTGTACTTGCTTGGCTTGAAGAACATGATCGGACCGTCTTTAACGGGACCCGTGCCTTACGTCTTGAAGTGAGTAAAATCAATCAGTATACGGCTCTTCGAAAAGCCGGGATCCGGGTTCCGAAGACGACGGCTGCCGTCGGACGTGATCAGATTGTCGAAGCGGCGAAAAATATTGGCGTATCTTCGTTCATCACAAAACACAACCGTGCCGGAAAAGGACTCGGCGTTCAGTTGTTCCACTCGATTGAAGCACTCGAGACGTATCTCGACGGTCCGACGTTTGATGAACCGGTCGACGGGATCACGTTGATTCAAGAATATATCCAAGCACCGGAACCGTATATCACACGCTGTGAATTCGTCGGCGGAAAGTTCGTTTATGCTGTTCAGGTCGACACGTCAGAAGGATTTGAACTGTGCCCGGCAGATGCGTGTGTCATTGACGATTTGTTCTGCCCGGTCGGTGAAGAGGCCCCGCAAACACCGATGAAGTTTAAAATCGTCGATGGATTTGATGATCCAATCATTCAAAAATATGAAGCATTCCTGCAGGCGAACCAGATCGCGGTCGCCGGAATCGAATTCATCAAGGATGCGAACGGAACCATTTATACGTATGACGTCAATACGAATACGAACTACAATTCAGATGCGGAAGCGGCTGCCGGTAAGTTCGGGATGCTCGAACTGGCGAAGTTCCTCGGTGCCGCACTGGAACTTCAAACTGTGAAATAA
- a CDS encoding ABC-F family ATP-binding cassette domain-containing protein: protein MITVQNVGLRFADRKLFEDVNIKFTPGNCYGLIGANGAGKSTFLKILAGDIEAQQGDVIITPGERLGVLRQNHYEYEEFQVIETVMMGHKRLYEVMKEKDAIYMKENFSDEDGMRAAELEGEFAEMNGWEAESEAAMLLQGLGIKENLHTKTMAELTGGEKVKVLLAQALFGKPDILLLDEPTNGLDLKAVKWLEEFLIGFENTVIVISHDRHFLNNVCTHMADLDYGKIQLYIGNYDFWYESSQLASRMAGDQNKKKEEKIKELQAFIARFSSNASKAKQATSRKKLLDKITLDDIRPSSRRYPFVGFTPEREIGNDLLIVDGISKTIDGVKVLDNVRFSLNKTDKAVFISQNDIAITTLFKILMGEMEADSGTFKWGVTTSQSYLPKDNSAFFEGSEKTILDWLRQYSPADESDTFLRGFLGRMLFSGEEVMKKASVLSGGEKVRCMLSKAMLSGSNVLVLDDPTNHLDLESITALNDGLIAYKGAMLFSSHDHQFVETIANRIIELTPNGIVDKETTYDEYLNNESVQQQLSTLYATN from the coding sequence ATGATTACAGTACAAAACGTCGGTCTCCGCTTTGCGGACCGTAAATTATTCGAAGACGTCAACATCAAGTTCACACCGGGCAACTGCTACGGTCTCATCGGTGCAAACGGTGCCGGTAAATCCACATTCCTTAAAATTCTTGCCGGTGATATCGAAGCGCAACAAGGAGACGTCATCATCACGCCGGGCGAACGTCTTGGTGTCCTTCGCCAGAACCATTATGAATATGAAGAGTTCCAAGTCATCGAAACGGTCATGATGGGCCATAAACGTCTTTATGAAGTCATGAAAGAAAAAGATGCTATCTATATGAAAGAAAACTTCTCGGATGAAGACGGCATGCGTGCTGCTGAGCTCGAAGGTGAGTTCGCAGAAATGAACGGATGGGAAGCAGAGTCGGAAGCGGCGATGCTCTTACAAGGTCTTGGTATCAAAGAAAATCTGCATACGAAAACAATGGCTGAACTGACGGGCGGAGAGAAAGTCAAAGTCCTGCTTGCTCAAGCATTGTTTGGTAAGCCAGACATTCTGTTACTCGATGAGCCTACCAACGGTCTTGACTTGAAAGCCGTCAAATGGCTTGAAGAATTCTTGATCGGGTTTGAAAATACGGTCATCGTCATTTCCCACGACCGTCACTTCCTCAACAACGTTTGTACGCATATGGCCGATCTCGACTACGGGAAAATCCAACTGTATATCGGAAACTATGATTTCTGGTACGAATCAAGTCAGCTTGCTTCACGTATGGCAGGCGACCAAAACAAGAAAAAAGAAGAAAAAATTAAAGAACTTCAAGCCTTCATCGCCCGTTTCAGCTCAAACGCTTCCAAAGCGAAGCAAGCGACGTCACGGAAAAAGCTGCTTGATAAAATCACACTCGACGACATCCGTCCGTCTTCACGCCGTTATCCGTTCGTCGGCTTCACACCGGAACGTGAAATCGGAAATGATCTGTTGATCGTTGATGGAATTTCGAAAACAATCGATGGTGTCAAAGTCCTTGATAATGTCCGTTTCTCATTAAATAAAACGGATAAAGCCGTCTTCATCAGTCAAAATGATATTGCAATCACGACACTCTTTAAAATTCTGATGGGTGAGATGGAAGCAGACAGCGGAACATTCAAATGGGGTGTCACGACGTCACAATCATATCTGCCAAAAGACAACTCTGCTTTCTTCGAAGGCTCGGAGAAAACGATTCTCGATTGGTTGCGCCAGTATTCGCCAGCTGATGAGAGCGACACGTTCCTTCGTGGGTTCCTCGGTCGGATGCTCTTCTCCGGTGAAGAAGTCATGAAAAAAGCGTCTGTCTTATCAGGGGGAGAGAAAGTCCGTTGTATGTTATCAAAAGCGATGCTCAGCGGCTCGAACGTTCTTGTCCTCGATGATCCGACGAACCACTTGGATCTCGAATCAATCACGGCACTCAACGATGGTTTGATTGCTTACAAAGGTGCGATGCTGTTCAGCTCGCATGACCATCAGTTCGTCGAAACGATTGCAAACCGGATCATCGAATTGACACCAAACGGTATCGTCGATAAAGAAACGACATACGATGAATACCTCAACAACGAGTCTGTTCAACAACAATTATCAACGTTGTATGCGACGAACTAA
- a CDS encoding DUF2325 domain-containing protein, with protein sequence MMQQIVERAKTLIAGKMQVVETVEEWDLLLEEIRGIDEWVQLSRYYTHSVKSDIAWSEPKEDVSFEQPVVPPVKITPVIEQRYAYTFVRELKGGSLREWPNSHISETEIRQWNLEHGMEIRVQVVQQDARRTTLEVMAVVATDQMKPLAERIVFERCIVKNHGIIESTVEGPLKDETGKPFYYATPVEDMRFFHLKEGQLVDLVMWKGRPETLTIAWKYAFQYQEPTVQLLETSNDPTAPVPSSVESTQGSAVKKSGRYLKQMKRKSKVKQEQKTRRIREKKSQAMAPLVTTSVPGQPIDFLDMKPLDFASFVGMRLVIVGNEQQSPVYRTFFAETGIELIHLSGDAQSAKKIAGLAKKTDAIVVITSRVSHAASAHVIAQAKKHDIPFAMERLDGRRSLYTACQRQLEKARLNQLKTGKS encoded by the coding sequence ATGATGCAACAAATCGTGGAACGGGCGAAGACGCTAATCGCCGGTAAAATGCAAGTAGTCGAAACGGTGGAAGAATGGGACTTACTGCTCGAGGAAATCCGAGGAATCGATGAATGGGTGCAGTTATCGCGTTACTATACACATTCCGTAAAATCAGACATCGCGTGGAGCGAACCAAAAGAAGACGTATCATTCGAGCAACCTGTCGTTCCGCCGGTGAAAATCACTCCTGTCATCGAACAACGTTACGCCTATACGTTTGTGCGTGAACTAAAAGGTGGTTCTTTACGGGAATGGCCGAACAGTCATATTTCGGAAACAGAAATCCGGCAATGGAACCTCGAACATGGAATGGAAATCCGTGTCCAAGTCGTACAGCAAGATGCACGCCGGACGACACTAGAAGTGATGGCCGTTGTCGCGACCGACCAGATGAAGCCACTGGCCGAACGAATCGTTTTTGAAAGATGTATCGTTAAAAATCATGGCATCATTGAATCGACGGTCGAAGGACCATTAAAGGATGAGACGGGTAAACCCTTTTACTATGCGACACCGGTTGAAGACATGCGCTTCTTCCATTTAAAAGAAGGGCAGCTCGTCGATCTCGTCATGTGGAAAGGTCGTCCGGAAACACTGACGATTGCCTGGAAATATGCGTTCCAATATCAAGAGCCGACAGTACAGCTGTTAGAGACGTCAAACGATCCAACAGCACCAGTGCCTTCGTCAGTTGAATCGACTCAAGGATCAGCCGTCAAAAAATCTGGCCGTTACCTGAAGCAAATGAAACGAAAGTCGAAAGTAAAACAGGAACAGAAAACACGCCGAATTCGTGAAAAGAAATCTCAAGCGATGGCACCACTCGTCACGACATCCGTACCGGGGCAGCCAATCGACTTCCTTGATATGAAGCCCCTCGATTTTGCGTCATTCGTCGGCATGCGACTCGTCATCGTCGGTAATGAACAGCAATCACCGGTCTATCGGACATTTTTCGCGGAAACGGGTATCGAACTGATTCATCTGTCGGGAGACGCCCAATCAGCGAAAAAGATTGCCGGTCTCGCGAAAAAGACCGATGCGATCGTCGTCATCACGAGCCGTGTGTCCCACGCTGCTTCAGCACACGTCATCGCGCAGGCGAAAAAACATGATATTCCGTTTGCGATGGAACGACTGGATGGACGACGTTCTTTGTATACGGCATGCCAGCGCCAACTTGAAAAAGCACGCTTAAATCAGTTGAAAACAGGAAAATCCTGA